The following proteins come from a genomic window of Edaphobacter sp. 4G125:
- a CDS encoding ATP synthase subunit I: MRVLETFSDQDFRQTILRALRLLAVISVVGALLLWWKLGWQSAALLAVGAIISASGLWEWLRLMSAVMARMDQGGVAKPMGMVLLGFFLRLAATIALLYVSLKVLNGSVYALAAGLALGVFALTVEGLRLVKAWTV; the protein is encoded by the coding sequence GTGAGAGTGTTAGAGACTTTTTCGGACCAGGATTTCCGGCAGACGATCCTGCGGGCGCTACGGCTGCTGGCGGTAATCTCTGTGGTCGGAGCGTTGTTGCTGTGGTGGAAGTTGGGATGGCAGAGTGCAGCGCTGCTGGCGGTAGGGGCGATCATCTCTGCATCAGGGCTGTGGGAGTGGTTGCGTCTGATGAGTGCGGTCATGGCCCGGATGGACCAGGGCGGGGTAGCGAAGCCGATGGGAATGGTTCTGCTGGGATTCTTTCTGCGCCTAGCTGCCACGATAGCGCTTCTGTATGTTAGCCTTAAGGTACTGAACGGTTCTGTTTATGCACTTGCAGCCGGGCTGGCCTTGGGGGTGTTCGCACTCACAGTTGAGGGCCTGAGGCTGGTCAAGGCGTGGACTGTCTAA
- a CDS encoding YciI family protein: MQYLLALYSQEDGWKALTKEQQEQGVAAYTAYGEALRKAGVYVGSNRLQPVATATTVRLVDGKSQVLDGPYIDSKEQLAGYYLIDVPDLDTALAWAARCPGASHGIIEVRPIWAY, encoded by the coding sequence ATGCAATATCTACTGGCGCTCTACTCGCAGGAAGACGGATGGAAGGCTCTTACCAAGGAGCAGCAGGAACAGGGAGTAGCTGCCTATACAGCCTATGGCGAAGCGCTGCGCAAGGCCGGTGTCTATGTCGGCTCCAACCGGCTGCAGCCGGTCGCTACGGCTACGACCGTGCGTTTGGTTGACGGCAAATCGCAGGTGCTGGACGGCCCTTATATCGATTCGAAAGAGCAGCTTGCCGGCTACTATCTGATCGACGTCCCCGATCTGGACACCGCACTGGCCTGGGCCGCACGTTGCCCCGGAGCTAGCCACGGCATTATCGAAGTTCGTCCCATCTGGGCCTACTAA
- the atpB gene encoding F0F1 ATP synthase subunit A, which translates to MPTQLLFTKFLNAHFAAPVAALLGAFHVHPKYPQAPITNAFAMELLVFLILLAYFLVVRVTLSVEKPGAFQHLAEMTNSFVREQGESIIGHGYERFVSFLTALFLFILLSNLLGLASPWFESPTANAVVPLGFALVTFLYYHYHGLRANGVAYIKQFLGPVWWLYPLLFPIEIISHCARVLSLTVRLYANMFAGDLVTLAFFSLVPIGIPLIFLGLHLGVAVVQAYVFFLLAAIYLSLAVAHDH; encoded by the coding sequence ATGCCGACTCAGCTTCTGTTTACCAAGTTTCTGAACGCCCACTTTGCTGCGCCAGTCGCCGCGTTGCTAGGGGCGTTTCATGTGCATCCGAAGTATCCGCAGGCTCCGATTACGAATGCCTTTGCGATGGAGTTGCTGGTCTTTCTGATTCTGCTGGCGTACTTCCTTGTGGTGCGGGTGACTCTGAGCGTTGAGAAGCCGGGGGCCTTCCAGCATCTGGCGGAGATGACCAACTCGTTCGTGAGAGAGCAGGGCGAATCGATCATCGGGCATGGCTATGAACGCTTCGTCAGCTTCCTGACGGCGCTGTTTCTGTTCATCCTGCTGAGCAACCTGCTGGGACTGGCTTCGCCGTGGTTTGAGTCGCCGACCGCGAACGCTGTGGTGCCGCTGGGCTTCGCTCTGGTTACGTTCCTCTACTACCACTACCATGGCCTGCGCGCGAACGGTGTTGCTTACATCAAGCAGTTCCTCGGGCCGGTGTGGTGGCTGTATCCTCTGCTGTTTCCCATTGAGATCATCTCGCACTGTGCCCGCGTGCTTTCGCTGACGGTCCGTCTTTACGCGAACATGTTTGCCGGCGATCTGGTAACCCTGGCGTTCTTCTCGCTGGTGCCGATCGGTATTCCGCTGATCTTCCTGGGACTGCACCTGGGCGTTGCCGTGGTACAGGCGTATGTGTTCTTCCTGCTGGCTGCGATCTATCTGTCGCTGGCAGTGGCGCACGATCATTAA
- a CDS encoding YciI family protein produces the protein MNPQERDLMQQHVVHIRSYFESGSVLAFGPVLAPEGSFGMAILNVPDLSAAQNILETDPSVVAGLNRFEIYPMHLGGAQGARESS, from the coding sequence ATGAATCCGCAGGAGCGAGATCTAATGCAGCAGCATGTTGTCCATATCCGGTCGTACTTCGAATCCGGCTCTGTGCTCGCATTTGGACCAGTCCTTGCCCCCGAAGGCTCCTTCGGAATGGCAATCTTGAACGTCCCCGATCTCTCCGCTGCTCAAAACATCCTCGAGACTGATCCCTCCGTCGTCGCCGGACTCAACCGTTTTGAGATCTACCCTATGCATCTAGGCGGAGCGCAAGGAGCCCGCGAAAGTTCTTGA
- a CDS encoding AtpZ/AtpI family protein, with protein sequence MSEDGKKGGALGELVKAESMIQLAIALPAGCVIGWLIGAWLDRHFHQNWIGIVGILMGAIGGFLQIFMTASRYLRRDK encoded by the coding sequence ATGTCTGAGGATGGGAAAAAAGGCGGCGCGCTGGGTGAGCTGGTAAAGGCTGAGTCGATGATTCAGCTGGCGATTGCTCTGCCTGCTGGCTGCGTGATCGGATGGCTGATCGGGGCGTGGCTGGACCGTCACTTTCACCAGAATTGGATTGGAATTGTAGGCATTTTGATGGGTGCGATCGGGGGATTCCTACAGATCTTTATGACGGCATCGCGATACCTGAGGCGGGATAAGTGA
- a CDS encoding ATP synthase F0 subunit C: MKKLQYLFMSLAAMLLATPAFAQGAANYSPASQWVPLAAGLGMALAAGLCGLGQGKATASATEALARNPGARPGIFIFLILGLAFIESLALFTFVIIFLKVQA; the protein is encoded by the coding sequence ATGAAGAAGCTTCAGTATCTGTTTATGTCGTTGGCCGCGATGCTGCTCGCAACGCCGGCTTTTGCGCAGGGCGCAGCAAACTACTCGCCCGCTTCGCAGTGGGTTCCTCTGGCCGCCGGTCTGGGCATGGCCCTTGCGGCTGGTCTCTGCGGTCTCGGTCAGGGTAAGGCAACCGCTTCGGCCACCGAGGCTCTTGCTCGTAACCCTGGCGCCCGCCCCGGAATCTTCATCTTCCTGATTCTCGGTCTGGCCTTCATCGAGTCGCTCGCGCTGTTCACCTTCGTGATCATCTTCCTCAAGGTGCAGGCGTAA
- a CDS encoding RNA polymerase sigma factor, with the protein MTKTSIDVVINHEAHRTADMVARRSYGKLIAFLAARTRNVAAAEDALSEAFASALADWPRNGCPNNPEAWLLTAARRRLIDAARRRNTSDGAVPQLQLLSEELEVASAQTEIPDRRLALMFACAHPAIDAELRAPLMLQVVVGLDAKTIASAFLVSPAAMSKRLVRAKTKIHEAGIPFRIPEPEELAPRLDAVLDSIYAAFAEGWTDPGGTDIARRDLTEEAFFLARLVVELLPAEPEPFGLLALMLYAEARRNARRNASGAYIPLTGQDTTQWNAGMIYEAEVILHHARTLSIIGRYQIEAAIQSAHIARHRSGHNNWPDIVTLYDALAAISNSPVVAINRALAIAEIEGPRAGLDAMPRLTNDTRLNQYQPFWAARAELLSRIGACNKAREAYDMAIGLERDPAVRSFLQQRLAALT; encoded by the coding sequence ATGACGAAGACCTCCATCGACGTCGTCATCAACCACGAAGCCCACAGAACGGCCGATATGGTAGCGCGGCGCAGCTACGGCAAGTTGATTGCCTTCCTCGCCGCGCGCACCCGCAACGTCGCCGCCGCCGAAGACGCGCTCTCCGAGGCCTTTGCCTCGGCGCTTGCCGACTGGCCGCGCAACGGTTGTCCTAATAACCCCGAGGCATGGCTCCTGACCGCCGCTCGGCGAAGGCTCATCGATGCTGCACGGCGCCGCAATACCAGTGACGGAGCCGTCCCGCAGCTCCAGCTTCTCTCCGAAGAATTAGAGGTTGCATCCGCACAGACTGAGATTCCCGACCGTCGCCTCGCATTGATGTTTGCCTGTGCACATCCCGCCATCGACGCAGAACTACGCGCTCCACTGATGCTACAAGTCGTAGTCGGTCTGGATGCAAAGACTATCGCCTCGGCCTTTCTCGTCTCTCCCGCGGCGATGAGCAAACGCCTGGTACGCGCCAAGACCAAAATCCACGAAGCAGGAATCCCCTTCCGCATCCCGGAGCCCGAAGAGCTGGCGCCCCGGCTCGACGCCGTCCTCGACTCCATCTACGCCGCCTTCGCCGAGGGCTGGACCGATCCCGGCGGCACTGACATCGCTCGACGCGATCTCACCGAAGAGGCTTTCTTTCTCGCCCGCTTGGTCGTCGAGTTGCTGCCTGCTGAACCGGAACCGTTCGGCCTGCTTGCGCTGATGCTCTATGCCGAGGCTAGGCGCAATGCGCGTCGCAACGCGAGCGGAGCCTACATCCCGCTCACCGGGCAGGACACCACGCAGTGGAATGCTGGCATGATTTACGAAGCGGAAGTGATTCTCCATCATGCCCGCACGTTAAGCATTATTGGGCGCTACCAAATCGAGGCGGCCATCCAGTCCGCGCACATTGCGCGACACCGCAGCGGTCACAATAACTGGCCGGATATCGTGACGCTGTACGACGCGCTGGCAGCCATATCCAACTCACCAGTCGTTGCCATCAACCGCGCACTCGCCATCGCCGAAATCGAAGGTCCACGCGCCGGACTCGACGCTATGCCACGGCTTACGAACGATACCCGTCTCAACCAGTACCAACCCTTCTGGGCAGCGCGCGCAGAACTGCTTTCTCGCATCGGAGCATGCAACAAAGCGCGTGAGGCATACGATATGGCCATCGGACTCGAACGCGATCCAGCCGTTCGCAGCTTTCTCCAGCAGCGCCTTGCGGCATTAACTTAA